From Mauremys mutica isolate MM-2020 ecotype Southern chromosome 17, ASM2049712v1, whole genome shotgun sequence, one genomic window encodes:
- the LOC123351743 gene encoding phospholipid-transporting ATPase ID-like: MELCAKKHPPEEERRVKANAREYNEKFQYASNCIQTSKYNIITFLPVNLFEQFQEVANTYFLFLLILQLIPQISSLSWFTTIVPLVLVLTITAVKDATDDYFRHKSDNQVNNRQSQVLINGTLQQEQWMNVRVGDIIKLENNHFVAADLLLLSSSEPHGLCYIETAELDGETNMKVRQAIPVTSELGDICKLARFDGEVICEPPNNKLDKFSGTLYWKENKYQLSNQNMLLRGCMLRNTEWCFGLVVFAGPDTKLMQNSGRTKFKRTSIDRLMNTLVLWIFGFLVCMGVILAIGNAIWEHEVGACFQIYLPWDTAVDSAFFSGFLSFWSYIIILNTVVPISLYVR, from the exons ATGGAGCTGTGTGCAAAAAAACACCCGCCAG AGGAAGAAAGGCGGGTGAAGGCCAACGCCCGAGAGTACAACGAAAAGTTCCAGTATGCG AGTAACTGTATCCAGACCTCCAAGTACAATATCATCACCTTCCTGCCCGTCAACCTCTTCGAGCAGTTCCAGGAAGTGGCCAACACCTATTTCCTCTTTCTCCTCATCCTGCAG ctgaTCCCCCAGATCTCCTCGCTCTCCTGGTTCACCACCATCGTGCCTTTGGTTCTCGTCTTAACTATCACAGCTGTCAAAGATGCCACTGACGACTAC TTCCGCCACAAGAGCGACAACCAGGTGAACAATCGCCAATCTCAGGTGCTGATCAACGGAAC CCTCCAGCAGGAGCAGTGGATGAACGTGCGCGTCGGAGACATCATCAAGCTGGAGAACAACCACTTTGTGGCG GCTGACCTCCTGCTCCTCTCCAGCAGCGAACCCCATGGGCTGTGCTACATAGAGACGGCCGAGCTCGACGG agagaCCAACATGAAAGTGCGCCAGGCCATTCCTGTCACCTCGGAGCTGGGGGACATCTGCAAGCTGGCCCGGTTTGATG GTGAGGTGATCTGCGAGCCCCCCAACAACAAACTGGACAAGTTCAGCGGGACCCTGTACTGGAAGGAGAACAAATACCAGCTGAGCAACCAGAACATGCTGCTGCGGGGCTGCATGCTCCGCAACACCGAGTGGTGCTTCGGCCTCGTCGTCTTCGCag GTCCCGACACCAAGCTGATGCAGAACAGCGGGAGGACCAAGTTCAAGAGGACAAGCATCGACCGGCTGATGAACACGCTGGtgctctgg ATCTTCGGGTTCCTGGTGTGCATGGGGGTAATCCTGGCCATCGGCAATGCCATCTGGGAGCACGAGGTGGGAGCCTGCTTCCAGATCTACCTGCCCTGGGACACGGCGGTGGACAGTGCCTTCTTCTCTGGCTTCCTCTCCTTCTGGTCCTACATCATCATCCTCAACACCGTGGTGCCCATCTCGCTCTACGTCAGGTAG
- the LOC123351742 gene encoding phospholipid-transporting ATPase ID translates to MMDSSRSMGNGFSCQEKLASSSSASRLTSVLEAIAGEYALVINGHSLAHALEADMELEFLETACACKAVICCRVTPLQKAQVVELVKKYKKAVTLAIGDGANDVSMIKTAHIGVGISGQEGIQAVLASDYSFSQFKFLQRLLLVHGRWSYLRMCKFLCYFFYKNFAFTMVHFWFGFFCGFSAQTVYDQYFITLYNIVYTSLPVLAMGVFDQDVTEQRSMEYPKLYEPGQLNLLFNKREFFICIAQGIYTSVLMFFIPYGVFADAARNDGAQLADYQSFAVTVATSLVIVVSVQIGLDTGFWTAINHFFIWGSLAVYFAILFAMHSNGLFQIFPNQFRFVGNAQNTLAQPTVWLTITLTTVVCIMPVVAFRFLKLDLKPELSDTVRYTQLVRKKQRAQHRCMRRVGRAGSRRSGYAFSHQEGFGELIMSGKNMRLSSLALSSFAARSSSSWIETLRKKKGGDSTASSPSGGADKPLKV, encoded by the exons ATGATGGACTCGTCACGTTCCATGGGCAACGGCTTCTCCTGCCAGGAGAAACTCGCGTCTTCCTCGTCGGCGTCCCGGCTCACCTCGGTGCTGGAGGCCATCGCGGGCGAGTACGCCCTGGTCATCAACGGGCACAGCCTG gCCCACGCGCTGGAGGCCGACATGGAGCTGGAGTTCCTGGAGACGGCCTGCGCCTGCAAGGCCGTGATCTGCTGCCGCGTCACCCCGCTGCAGAAGGCCCAGGTGGTGGAGCTGGTGAAGAAGTACAAGAAGGCCGTGACGCTGGCCATCGGGGACGGTGCCAACGACGTCAGCATGATCAAGA ctgcccacatcGGCGTGGGCATCAGCGGGCAGGAGGGCATCCAGGCCGTGCTGGCCTCCGACTATTCCTTCTCCCAGTTCAAGttcctgcagcgcctcctgctggtgcacGGCCGCTGGTCCTACCTGCGCATGTGCAAATTCCTCTGCTACTTCTTCTACAAGAACTTTGCCTTCACCATGGTCCATTTCTGGTTCGGGTTCTTCTGCGGCTTCTCCGCCCAG ACGGTCTATGACCAGTACTTCATCACCCTGTACAACATCGTCTACACCTCGCTGCCCGTGCTCGCCATGGGCGTGTTCGACCAG GACGTGACGGAGCAGCGCAGCATGGAATACCCCAAGCTCTACGAGCCAGGCCAGCTCAACCTGCTCTTCAACAAGCGGGAGTTCTTCATCTGCATCGCCCAGGGCATCTACACCTCCGTCCTCATGTTCTTCATCCCCTACGGCGTCTTCGCCGACGCCGCCCGCAACGACGGCGCCCAGCTGGCCGACTACCAGTCCTTCGCTGTCACCGTGGCAACCTCCCTGGTGATCGTGGTCAGCGTGCAG attGGGCTGGACACGGGGTTCTGGACGGCCATCAACCACTTCTTCATCTGGGGCAGCCTGGCTGTGTACTTCGCCATCCTCTTCGCCATGCACAGCAACGGCCTCTTCCAGATCTTCCCCAACCAGTTCCGCTTTGTGG gtaATGCCCAGAACACGCTGGCCCAGCCCACGGTCTGGCTCACCATCACCCTCACCACCGTGGTCTGCATCATGCCAGTCGTGGCCTTCCGATTCCTCAAGCTGGACCTGAAGCCCGAGCTATCGGACACG gtgcgcTACACCCAGCTGGTGCGGAAGAAGCAGCGAGCGCAGCACCGCTGCATGCGGCGGGTGGGCCGTGCCGGCTCGCGGCGCTCCGGCTACGCCTTCTCCCACCAGGAGGGCTTCGGCGAGCTCATCATGTCGGGCAAGAACATGCGGCTCAGCTCCCTGGCGCTCTCCAGCTTCGCCgcccgctccagctccagctggATCGAGACCCTGCGCAAGAAGAAGGGTGGAGACAGCACCGCCAGCAGCCCCAGCGGGGGGGCCGACAAGCCACTCAAGGTGTGA